The DNA segment CGCATGACCGCAGCGCCTTTAACACCATTGCTTCGTTTACCGTGGGTGCTTTGCGCGACTGGCTGCTGAGTGATGCTGCAGATACCCGGTTGTTACAACAATTACAGTATGCCTTTACGCCTGAGATGATTGCCGCAGTAAGTAAAATCATGCGCAACCAGGATCTGATACTCGCAGCCCAAAAATGCGAGGTTGTCACGCGTTTCAGAAATACAATTGGTCTCAGGGGCAGGTTTTCAGCCAGGTTGCAGCCCAACCATCCTACAGATGATGCAAAAGGTATAGCTGCCAGTATTATAGATGGTTTGTTGTATGCAAGCGGCGATGCCGTGATTGGTATTAACCCGGCTACAGATAGTCCCGCACATGTGCACAGGCTTTTGCATATGCTCGATGAATTGATAAACCGTTTTTCCATACCCACGCAGTCATGTGTACTGTGCCATATTACAACAACAATAGAACTAATAGCACAGGGTGCACCGGTAGATCTTGCGTTCCAGTCAGTTGGCGGCACAGAAAAGACAAACAGCAGCTTTGGTATAAATCTTTCGCTGCTGCAGGAGGCATACGATGCAACACTCTCACTCCACAGGGGCGTTACCGGCAATAATGTTATGTATTTTGAAACCGGGCAGGGGTCATCATTGTCCGCCAACGCACATGAAGGTGTCGACCAGCAAACCTGCGAGGCGAGAAGCTATGCAGTGGCGCGGCATTTTAAACCACATATTGTCAATTCAGTGGTAGGTTTTATAGGACCCGAATATTTGTACGATGGTAAACAGATTATGCGTGCCGCATTGGAAGATCACTTCTGCGCAAAGATGCTGGGCGTACCAATGGGTATGGATGTGTGCTACACCAATCACGCAGAAGCAGACCAGGACGATATGGACAACCTGCTGCTGCTGCTGGGTGTAGCAGGATGTAATTTTATTATTGGTGTACCAGGTGCAGACGATATTATGCTTAATTACCAGTCAGCTTCATTTCATGATGCCTTATATGTAAGAAAAGCATTGCAACTTAAACCTGCACCTGAGTTTGAACGATGGCTTATGCAGCATGAAATTATAGATGCGGAAGGAAATCCTTTACCGGTTAAGCACACACACAAACTTTTGCAACACGTATTTTGACAGAACCGCAACAACATATAACACAAAGAGACGAATGGGGTGCACTGCGCAGTTTCACCGCTGCAAGGATAGCGTTGGGCCGCACCGGTGTGTCGTTACCCGTTGGCCAGGCACTGGATTTTAAAATGGCACATGCCCACGCACGGGATGCTGTATTCTCTTATCTCGAAAAAGAAAGAATATTTACCGCGTTGCAAATGTTCCAGTTACCGGTTTTTTTTATACACAGCAAAGCTTCAGACCGGCAGTCATTCCTGCAGCGGCCGGATTTAGGCAGAAGACTTGATGAAGATGCTGTGGTGAAACTGAAGAACTTCAAAAGCAAAGGCTATGACGTGTGCATTACCATTGCAGATGGTTTGTCTTCAACAGCTGTAAACCTGCATGCAGTAAACGTTTTAGCGCTGCTTATGCCCATGCTGGAAAAGGCGCAGATAACTGTCGCGCCTTTTTGTATTGCAGAGCAGGGACGTGTTGCAATAAGCGATGAAACAGGCAATTTATTACGGGCAAAGTTGTCTTTGATCCTGATAGGAGAGAGACCGGGCTTAACTGCAGCAGACAGCATGGGCGCATATTTAACCTATTGCCCGGTAGCAGGGTTAACAGATGAAGCACGCAATTGCATTTCCAATATAAGGCCCGATGGACTGGGTTATCAGGCAGCCGCAGAAAAAATGTTTTACCTGGTCAGAGAGTCATTACGCTTACAGATCAGCGGTGTCCGGTTAAAAGATAATGCCGGTCTTCTGGACCTTTGAGCACAAAAAAAAGTGACCTTACGGGGCCACTTTGTTCTTTTTGTTCCATAGGTTGCTTGTTCCAATATCCAAATCCAAAAGTAGTCTGCTAAATTTTTGAATCTTTCGGTGTTTTCTTAACTGATGTAAAGATACTTTTCACCAAAAGTTTATGCAACCCATATGTGTTTAAATCGTAATAAATCACGAACGGATTGCGATTATAACGCCATGAATTGCCAGCAAAAAATAAGCCAACGTGCTTTTATTTGCATGTTGGCTTTAAAAAAATCTATGAGGAACCGTTAAGCGTTAACAGCGGCTATACCCGGTAATTCCTTGCCCTCAAAATATTCGAGCATGGCACCACCACCTGTGCTTACATAACTTACTTTATCGGTATATCCAAACTGGTTAACAGCAGCTACACTATCTCCGCCGCCTACCAGGGAGAATGCACCATTTTCGGTAGATTCAGCAACTGCGTCAGCAATTGCTTTTGTACCTGACTGGAATTTTTCCATTTCAAAAACACCCATCGGCCCGTTCCACAAAATGGTTTTTGATTTACGGATCACTTCTGCAAATACACCCTGCGCTTTAGGACCAATATCCAGGCCCATCCAGCCATCCGGGATGGCGTCGCTTACAGAAACTTTAGTGTTTGCTTCTTTATCAAATTTGTCTGCAATTACGGAATCTTCCGGCAAATGAATACTTACACCCTTTGCCGTTGCTTTTTCCAACAGATCTTTGGCGGTATCCAGTCTGTCATCTTCACAAAGCGAGTTGCCTATTTTACCGCCACGGGCTTTCATAAATGTATAAGCCATTCCGCCGCCGATGATAATATCGGTGGCCCTTTCAAGCAGGTTTTCGATAATGAGTATTTTGTCAGAAACCTTTGCTCCACCAATAATGGCCACAAATGGTTTTTCTGACTGGTGCAATACTTTTTCTGCACTTTTAACCTCGCCTTCCATCACTAGGCCGAACATTTTTTTCTCCCCGGGGAAAAATTTTGCAATGACCGCAGTGGAGGCATGGGCGCGGTGTGCTGTACCAAATGCATCATTGATGTAAACATCCCCCAACTTCGATAGCTTTTCTGCAAAAGCTTCATCACCTTTTTCTTCCTGTTTGTAGAACCGCAGATTTTCCAGCAATAACACCTGTCCGGGTTGTAATGCTGCGGCTTTTTCGGTAGCCTGTGCACCAATGCAATCATCTGCAAACTCAATAGTTACACCATCCAACAATTCCCCGAGGTGAGATACTATGTGCTTTAGTGAGTATTTATCTTCTGGGCCTTCTTTTGGACGGCCGAGGTGGCTCATTAATATTACGCTGCCACCATCTGCAAGAATCTTTTTGATGGTAGGCACAGCGGCACGCATACGGGTGTCGTCTGTAATAGCAAAGGTTTGTTTATCTAAAGGCACATTGAAATCTACACGGATCAATGCTTTTTCATCTGCAAAGTTGTGATCGGAGAATTTGCTCATGAGTTTATCGTTTTACGATTATAAATTAGTTAGGTAAATGAACCTGTACTTCATCCATTGGATTATTGCTGATTAAAGATGCAACAATATCATTTGTTACATCTACACCACCACCTAAATTTTTGCGAGACTCTGAATACTGTAGATTGGGCCCCATGGTATTCCCCACCAGCCTAAAGCTAAAGTGAGAAAT comes from the Panacibacter microcysteis genome and includes:
- a CDS encoding ethanolamine ammonia-lyase subunit EutB, producing the protein MAYKYTVKNHTYHFNDLKTLMAKATPLRSGDALAGVAADTYEERVAAQMCLADVSLTTFLNEAVIPYEADEITRLIIDTHDRSAFNTIASFTVGALRDWLLSDAADTRLLQQLQYAFTPEMIAAVSKIMRNQDLILAAQKCEVVTRFRNTIGLRGRFSARLQPNHPTDDAKGIAASIIDGLLYASGDAVIGINPATDSPAHVHRLLHMLDELINRFSIPTQSCVLCHITTTIELIAQGAPVDLAFQSVGGTEKTNSSFGINLSLLQEAYDATLSLHRGVTGNNVMYFETGQGSSLSANAHEGVDQQTCEARSYAVARHFKPHIVNSVVGFIGPEYLYDGKQIMRAALEDHFCAKMLGVPMGMDVCYTNHAEADQDDMDNLLLLLGVAGCNFIIGVPGADDIMLNYQSASFHDALYVRKALQLKPAPEFERWLMQHEIIDAEGNPLPVKHTHKLLQHVF
- the eutC gene encoding ethanolamine ammonia-lyase subunit EutC, with translation MTEPQQHITQRDEWGALRSFTAARIALGRTGVSLPVGQALDFKMAHAHARDAVFSYLEKERIFTALQMFQLPVFFIHSKASDRQSFLQRPDLGRRLDEDAVVKLKNFKSKGYDVCITIADGLSSTAVNLHAVNVLALLMPMLEKAQITVAPFCIAEQGRVAISDETGNLLRAKLSLILIGERPGLTAADSMGAYLTYCPVAGLTDEARNCISNIRPDGLGYQAAAEKMFYLVRESLRLQISGVRLKDNAGLLDL
- a CDS encoding phosphoglycerate kinase; this encodes MSKFSDHNFADEKALIRVDFNVPLDKQTFAITDDTRMRAAVPTIKKILADGGSVILMSHLGRPKEGPEDKYSLKHIVSHLGELLDGVTIEFADDCIGAQATEKAAALQPGQVLLLENLRFYKQEEKGDEAFAEKLSKLGDVYINDAFGTAHRAHASTAVIAKFFPGEKKMFGLVMEGEVKSAEKVLHQSEKPFVAIIGGAKVSDKILIIENLLERATDIIIGGGMAYTFMKARGGKIGNSLCEDDRLDTAKDLLEKATAKGVSIHLPEDSVIADKFDKEANTKVSVSDAIPDGWMGLDIGPKAQGVFAEVIRKSKTILWNGPMGVFEMEKFQSGTKAIADAVAESTENGAFSLVGGGDSVAAVNQFGYTDKVSYVSTGGGAMLEYFEGKELPGIAAVNA